In one window of Eubalaena glacialis isolate mEubGla1 chromosome 13, mEubGla1.1.hap2.+ XY, whole genome shotgun sequence DNA:
- the PRR14 gene encoding proline-rich protein 14 isoform X2, translating into MDLPGDSSPPGRQGLCRQPLARALWGARSPKRPKLQPLGAPSPLEKASRRVLAVVLEDVMAAHMVPLVPQEEISTPRHRSNRRDSVRSHPSASPPRQATWSPQARPPDPLHLCREPLSRVHRPPSTLRWRSRTTPGPEEGPSQKVDQAPQPTLVVMLEDIASSRPPAEGFADETPNFSIPARRAEPRMMVHQPKPPPRDVEPPFQPSALSANPLESPPPAPDPVLELPSTPPPSSLLRPRLSPWGLAPLFHSVRSKLESFADIFLTPNKAPRPPPPSPPMKLELKIAISEAEQSGAAEGTASVSPRPPIRQWRAQDQNPPAPLPKPSLGRSQSCPDLGPPGPDTCSWPPAPPHPSRPRPRRHTVGGGEMARAPPPPRPCLRKEVFPLGGVGGSPPLVTSCSSTTSTSSFSEPAEPRLSSTKRKEPRASEDQVFSDPKTKTMGKVSRFRIRRTPARSQPNLTPMGLPRPIRLNKKEFSLEEIYTNKNYQSPTTRRTFETIFEEPRERNGTLIFTSSRKLRRTVEFRDSSLPRSRRPSRGARVAAGRTLTPNLAPSPDVGPLLQQRLQELDALLLEEEEGDRERPHRT; encoded by the exons ATGGACTTGCCCGGGGACTCCAG CCCGCCTGGCCGGCAGGGTCTGTGCCGCCAGCCCCTGGCTCGAGCGTTATGGGGAGCCAGGAGCCCCAAACGGCCGAAGCTGCAGCCCCTCGGGGCCCCTTCGCCCTTGGAAAAAGCCTCTCGGCGAGTCCTGGCCGTGGTCCTGGAAGATGTCATGGCTGCCCACATG GTCCCCCTGGTGCCCCAAGAGGAGATCTCCACCCCACGGCACCGCAGCAACCGTCGGGATTCTGTCCGCAGCCATCCATCTGCCTCGCCACCCCGACAGGCCACGTGGTCCCCACAAGCCAG GCCTCCCGACCCACTGCACTTATGCCGAGAGCCCTTGAGCCGTGTGCATCGGCCCCCTTCCACACTGAGGTGGCGATCAAGGACAACACCTGGCCCAGAGGAGGGCCCTTCACAAAAGGTGGACCAGGCCCCCCAGCCCACTCTGGTGGTGATGCTAGAGGACATTGCCAGCTCCAGACCCCCAGCGGAG GGCTTTGCCGATGAGACTCCCAACTTCAGCATCCCAGCGAGAAG AGCTGAGCCAAGGATGATGGTTCACCAGCCAAAGCCTCCACCCAGGGATGTGGAACCCCCATTCCAGCCATCTGCCCTGTCTGCAAACCCTCTGGAGAGCCCACCACCAG CCCCAGATCCTGTTCTGGAGCTCCCATCGACCCCACCGCCATCCAGCCTTTTACGCCCCCGCCTCAGTCCCTGGGGCTTGGCCCCCCTCTTCCATTCCGTCCGCTCCAAGCTGGAGAGCTTTGCTGACATCTTCCTCACACCCAACAAAGCCCCACGGCCCCCGCCCCCATCACCCCCCATGAAGTTGGAGTTGAAGATTGCCATCTCAGAGGCCGAGCAGTCCGGGGCTGCTGAGGGCACTGCCTCTGTCAGTCCCCGGCCCCCTATCCGCCAATGGCGGGCCCAAGACCAGAATCCCCCAGCACCTCTCCCTAAGCCCTCTCTGGGCCGAAGCCAATCCTGCCCTGATCTGGGGCCCCCTGGCCCAGATACCTGCAGCTGGCCCCCTGCTCCACCCCACCCAAGCCGGCCACGGCCTCGGCGGCACACTGTGGGTGGTGGAGAGATGGCCCGAGCCCCGCCACCCCCTCGGCCCTGTCTCCGGAAAGAGGTCTTCCCTCTTGGAGGAGTGGGAGGCTCTCCTCCCCTCGTCACATCTTGCTCGTCTACCACGTCCACTTCTTCCTTCTCTGAACCTGCAGAACCCAG GTTGAGCTCAACCAAGAGGAAGGAGCCAAGGGCCTCAGAAGACCAGGTGTTTTCAGACCCCAAGACCAAG ACCATGGGAAAGGTTTCTCGGTTCAGAATACGCAGGACGCCGGCCCGTTCTCAACCAAACCTTACACCAATGGGGCTGCCTCGACCAATCAG GTTGAACAAGAAGGAGTTCAGCTTGGAAGAAATTTACACCAACAAGAATTACCAGTCACCCACAACCAGGAG GACCTTTGAGACCATCTTTGAGGAACCCCGGGAGCGCAACGGGACTCTGATTTTCACCAGCTCAAGGAAGCTCCGGCGAACTGTAGAATTTCGGGACAGTAGTCTTCCTCGATCCCGGCGGCCATCTCGCGGGGCCCGGGTTGCAGCTGGCAGGACCCTTACTCCCAATCTGGCCCCCAGCCCAGATGTAggacccctgctgcagcagcgACTGCAGGAGCTGGATGCCTtgctcctggaggaggaggaaggggatcgAGAGCGGCCCCATCGGACTTAG
- the PRR14 gene encoding proline-rich protein 14 isoform X1: protein MDLPGDSSPPGRQGLCRQPLARALWGARSPKRPKLQPLGAPSPLEKASRRVLAVVLEDVMAAHMVPLVPQEEISTPRHRSNRRDSVRSHPSASPPRQATWSPQARPPDPLHLCREPLSRVHRPPSTLRWRSRTTPGPEEGPSQKVDQAPQPTLVVMLEDIASSRPPAEGFADETPNFSIPARRAEPRMMVHQPKPPPRDVEPPFQPSALSANPLESPPPAPDPVLELPSTPPPSSLLRPRLSPWGLAPLFHSVRSKLESFADIFLTPNKAPRPPPPSPPMKLELKIAISEAEQSGAAEGTASVSPRPPIRQWRAQDQNPPAPLPKPSLGRSQSCPDLGPPGPDTCSWPPAPPHPSRPRPRRHTVGGGEMARAPPPPRPCLRKEVFPLGGVGGSPPLVTSCSSTTSTSSFSEPAEPRLSSTKRKEPRASEDQVFSDPKTKVETMGKVSRFRIRRTPARSQPNLTPMGLPRPIRLNKKEFSLEEIYTNKNYQSPTTRRTFETIFEEPRERNGTLIFTSSRKLRRTVEFRDSSLPRSRRPSRGARVAAGRTLTPNLAPSPDVGPLLQQRLQELDALLLEEEEGDRERPHRT from the exons ATGGACTTGCCCGGGGACTCCAG CCCGCCTGGCCGGCAGGGTCTGTGCCGCCAGCCCCTGGCTCGAGCGTTATGGGGAGCCAGGAGCCCCAAACGGCCGAAGCTGCAGCCCCTCGGGGCCCCTTCGCCCTTGGAAAAAGCCTCTCGGCGAGTCCTGGCCGTGGTCCTGGAAGATGTCATGGCTGCCCACATG GTCCCCCTGGTGCCCCAAGAGGAGATCTCCACCCCACGGCACCGCAGCAACCGTCGGGATTCTGTCCGCAGCCATCCATCTGCCTCGCCACCCCGACAGGCCACGTGGTCCCCACAAGCCAG GCCTCCCGACCCACTGCACTTATGCCGAGAGCCCTTGAGCCGTGTGCATCGGCCCCCTTCCACACTGAGGTGGCGATCAAGGACAACACCTGGCCCAGAGGAGGGCCCTTCACAAAAGGTGGACCAGGCCCCCCAGCCCACTCTGGTGGTGATGCTAGAGGACATTGCCAGCTCCAGACCCCCAGCGGAG GGCTTTGCCGATGAGACTCCCAACTTCAGCATCCCAGCGAGAAG AGCTGAGCCAAGGATGATGGTTCACCAGCCAAAGCCTCCACCCAGGGATGTGGAACCCCCATTCCAGCCATCTGCCCTGTCTGCAAACCCTCTGGAGAGCCCACCACCAG CCCCAGATCCTGTTCTGGAGCTCCCATCGACCCCACCGCCATCCAGCCTTTTACGCCCCCGCCTCAGTCCCTGGGGCTTGGCCCCCCTCTTCCATTCCGTCCGCTCCAAGCTGGAGAGCTTTGCTGACATCTTCCTCACACCCAACAAAGCCCCACGGCCCCCGCCCCCATCACCCCCCATGAAGTTGGAGTTGAAGATTGCCATCTCAGAGGCCGAGCAGTCCGGGGCTGCTGAGGGCACTGCCTCTGTCAGTCCCCGGCCCCCTATCCGCCAATGGCGGGCCCAAGACCAGAATCCCCCAGCACCTCTCCCTAAGCCCTCTCTGGGCCGAAGCCAATCCTGCCCTGATCTGGGGCCCCCTGGCCCAGATACCTGCAGCTGGCCCCCTGCTCCACCCCACCCAAGCCGGCCACGGCCTCGGCGGCACACTGTGGGTGGTGGAGAGATGGCCCGAGCCCCGCCACCCCCTCGGCCCTGTCTCCGGAAAGAGGTCTTCCCTCTTGGAGGAGTGGGAGGCTCTCCTCCCCTCGTCACATCTTGCTCGTCTACCACGTCCACTTCTTCCTTCTCTGAACCTGCAGAACCCAG GTTGAGCTCAACCAAGAGGAAGGAGCCAAGGGCCTCAGAAGACCAGGTGTTTTCAGACCCCAAGACCAAGGTAGAG ACCATGGGAAAGGTTTCTCGGTTCAGAATACGCAGGACGCCGGCCCGTTCTCAACCAAACCTTACACCAATGGGGCTGCCTCGACCAATCAG GTTGAACAAGAAGGAGTTCAGCTTGGAAGAAATTTACACCAACAAGAATTACCAGTCACCCACAACCAGGAG GACCTTTGAGACCATCTTTGAGGAACCCCGGGAGCGCAACGGGACTCTGATTTTCACCAGCTCAAGGAAGCTCCGGCGAACTGTAGAATTTCGGGACAGTAGTCTTCCTCGATCCCGGCGGCCATCTCGCGGGGCCCGGGTTGCAGCTGGCAGGACCCTTACTCCCAATCTGGCCCCCAGCCCAGATGTAggacccctgctgcagcagcgACTGCAGGAGCTGGATGCCTtgctcctggaggaggaggaaggggatcgAGAGCGGCCCCATCGGACTTAG
- the PRR14 gene encoding proline-rich protein 14 isoform X3, with amino-acid sequence MAAHMVPLVPQEEISTPRHRSNRRDSVRSHPSASPPRQATWSPQARPPDPLHLCREPLSRVHRPPSTLRWRSRTTPGPEEGPSQKVDQAPQPTLVVMLEDIASSRPPAEGFADETPNFSIPARRAEPRMMVHQPKPPPRDVEPPFQPSALSANPLESPPPAPDPVLELPSTPPPSSLLRPRLSPWGLAPLFHSVRSKLESFADIFLTPNKAPRPPPPSPPMKLELKIAISEAEQSGAAEGTASVSPRPPIRQWRAQDQNPPAPLPKPSLGRSQSCPDLGPPGPDTCSWPPAPPHPSRPRPRRHTVGGGEMARAPPPPRPCLRKEVFPLGGVGGSPPLVTSCSSTTSTSSFSEPAEPRLSSTKRKEPRASEDQVFSDPKTKVETMGKVSRFRIRRTPARSQPNLTPMGLPRPIRLNKKEFSLEEIYTNKNYQSPTTRRTFETIFEEPRERNGTLIFTSSRKLRRTVEFRDSSLPRSRRPSRGARVAAGRTLTPNLAPSPDVGPLLQQRLQELDALLLEEEEGDRERPHRT; translated from the exons ATGGCTGCCCACATG GTCCCCCTGGTGCCCCAAGAGGAGATCTCCACCCCACGGCACCGCAGCAACCGTCGGGATTCTGTCCGCAGCCATCCATCTGCCTCGCCACCCCGACAGGCCACGTGGTCCCCACAAGCCAG GCCTCCCGACCCACTGCACTTATGCCGAGAGCCCTTGAGCCGTGTGCATCGGCCCCCTTCCACACTGAGGTGGCGATCAAGGACAACACCTGGCCCAGAGGAGGGCCCTTCACAAAAGGTGGACCAGGCCCCCCAGCCCACTCTGGTGGTGATGCTAGAGGACATTGCCAGCTCCAGACCCCCAGCGGAG GGCTTTGCCGATGAGACTCCCAACTTCAGCATCCCAGCGAGAAG AGCTGAGCCAAGGATGATGGTTCACCAGCCAAAGCCTCCACCCAGGGATGTGGAACCCCCATTCCAGCCATCTGCCCTGTCTGCAAACCCTCTGGAGAGCCCACCACCAG CCCCAGATCCTGTTCTGGAGCTCCCATCGACCCCACCGCCATCCAGCCTTTTACGCCCCCGCCTCAGTCCCTGGGGCTTGGCCCCCCTCTTCCATTCCGTCCGCTCCAAGCTGGAGAGCTTTGCTGACATCTTCCTCACACCCAACAAAGCCCCACGGCCCCCGCCCCCATCACCCCCCATGAAGTTGGAGTTGAAGATTGCCATCTCAGAGGCCGAGCAGTCCGGGGCTGCTGAGGGCACTGCCTCTGTCAGTCCCCGGCCCCCTATCCGCCAATGGCGGGCCCAAGACCAGAATCCCCCAGCACCTCTCCCTAAGCCCTCTCTGGGCCGAAGCCAATCCTGCCCTGATCTGGGGCCCCCTGGCCCAGATACCTGCAGCTGGCCCCCTGCTCCACCCCACCCAAGCCGGCCACGGCCTCGGCGGCACACTGTGGGTGGTGGAGAGATGGCCCGAGCCCCGCCACCCCCTCGGCCCTGTCTCCGGAAAGAGGTCTTCCCTCTTGGAGGAGTGGGAGGCTCTCCTCCCCTCGTCACATCTTGCTCGTCTACCACGTCCACTTCTTCCTTCTCTGAACCTGCAGAACCCAG GTTGAGCTCAACCAAGAGGAAGGAGCCAAGGGCCTCAGAAGACCAGGTGTTTTCAGACCCCAAGACCAAGGTAGAG ACCATGGGAAAGGTTTCTCGGTTCAGAATACGCAGGACGCCGGCCCGTTCTCAACCAAACCTTACACCAATGGGGCTGCCTCGACCAATCAG GTTGAACAAGAAGGAGTTCAGCTTGGAAGAAATTTACACCAACAAGAATTACCAGTCACCCACAACCAGGAG GACCTTTGAGACCATCTTTGAGGAACCCCGGGAGCGCAACGGGACTCTGATTTTCACCAGCTCAAGGAAGCTCCGGCGAACTGTAGAATTTCGGGACAGTAGTCTTCCTCGATCCCGGCGGCCATCTCGCGGGGCCCGGGTTGCAGCTGGCAGGACCCTTACTCCCAATCTGGCCCCCAGCCCAGATGTAggacccctgctgcagcagcgACTGCAGGAGCTGGATGCCTtgctcctggaggaggaggaaggggatcgAGAGCGGCCCCATCGGACTTAG